The following are from one region of the Flavobacteriales bacterium genome:
- a CDS encoding dehydrogenase E1 component subunit alpha/beta, which translates to MEFKKRSYNNDRLKELYRALLKPRLIEEKMLVLLRQGRISKWFSGIGQEAVSVGAALALESDEFILPMHRNLGVFTSRDIPMQRLFAQFQGKDSGFTHGRDRSFHFGTTEHHIVGMISHLGPQMGIADGIALAHKLKKEKKVSLVFTGDGATSQGDFHEAMNVAAVWDLPVIFVIENNGYGLSTPSNEQFRCTYISDRAKGYGMESVRIDGNNILEVYHTISRTAASMRKSPRPVMVECMTFRMRGHEEASGTKYVPAELMEAWAKKDPVNNYEAYLLKEEILDEVEVDSIRAEIKKEISDALDIAFAADTIQPDTDKELGDVYNQQEIPTIAPSGEVRELRYVDALSEGLRQAMEKHHNLVIMGQDIADYGGVFKVTEGFTERFGKDRVRNTPLCESAIVGAALGLSIHGFKAIMEMQFADFVTCGFNQIINNLAKLHYRWGQYADVVIRMPTGAGVAAGPFHSQSNEAWFTHTPGLKVVYPAFPADAKGLLAASIEDPNPVMFFEHKALYRSITGPVHGEYYTHELGKAATIRSGDEVTIVTYGFGVHWALETLDRHPEISADLIDLRTLVPLDLDAILASVRKTGKAIILHEDSLTGGFGGEIAALINEHAFEDLDAPVVRSASLDTPVPFVSELEWNFLPKARFETQLMALINY; encoded by the coding sequence ATGGAGTTCAAAAAGCGGTCATACAACAATGACCGCCTAAAGGAGCTTTATCGTGCACTGCTAAAACCCAGATTAATTGAAGAGAAGATGCTGGTGCTGCTCCGGCAGGGTCGCATCTCCAAATGGTTCTCCGGCATAGGCCAGGAGGCGGTATCCGTTGGTGCGGCACTTGCACTGGAGTCCGATGAATTTATTTTACCCATGCACCGCAACCTGGGTGTCTTTACTTCCAGGGATATTCCCATGCAACGATTGTTCGCCCAGTTCCAGGGCAAGGATTCCGGCTTCACCCATGGCAGGGACCGGTCCTTTCACTTCGGTACAACGGAGCATCACATCGTTGGCATGATCAGTCACCTCGGGCCCCAAATGGGCATCGCAGACGGCATCGCCCTGGCACATAAGCTGAAGAAAGAAAAGAAGGTGAGCCTGGTATTTACCGGAGACGGGGCTACCAGTCAGGGAGACTTCCACGAAGCCATGAATGTGGCCGCGGTGTGGGATCTTCCTGTGATCTTCGTGATAGAGAACAACGGCTACGGGCTTTCCACCCCGTCCAACGAACAATTCCGCTGTACCTACATTTCCGATCGGGCCAAAGGATATGGAATGGAGTCGGTTAGGATTGATGGGAATAACATTCTTGAAGTGTACCATACCATCAGTCGCACGGCCGCATCCATGAGAAAGTCACCCAGACCGGTGATGGTGGAATGCATGACCTTCAGAATGCGTGGCCATGAAGAAGCCTCCGGCACCAAATACGTGCCCGCCGAACTGATGGAAGCGTGGGCCAAGAAGGATCCGGTGAATAACTATGAGGCCTACTTACTGAAAGAAGAGATACTGGATGAGGTCGAAGTAGACAGCATCCGGGCCGAGATCAAAAAAGAAATTTCTGATGCCCTGGATATCGCTTTTGCCGCCGATACCATCCAACCGGATACGGATAAAGAATTGGGGGATGTTTACAATCAACAGGAGATACCTACGATAGCTCCATCCGGAGAGGTCCGGGAACTACGCTATGTGGATGCCCTTTCCGAAGGCCTGCGGCAAGCCATGGAAAAACACCACAACCTGGTGATCATGGGGCAGGATATTGCAGATTACGGTGGCGTATTCAAAGTCACCGAAGGATTTACCGAGCGCTTTGGGAAAGACAGGGTACGCAATACCCCGCTATGCGAAAGTGCTATTGTGGGGGCGGCACTCGGGCTCTCCATTCATGGTTTCAAAGCGATCATGGAAATGCAGTTCGCGGATTTTGTGACCTGCGGTTTCAATCAGATCATAAACAATCTCGCCAAATTGCATTACCGGTGGGGACAATATGCCGATGTGGTGATCCGGATGCCCACGGGCGCAGGTGTGGCGGCAGGCCCTTTTCATTCCCAATCCAACGAAGCATGGTTTACGCATACACCCGGACTGAAAGTGGTGTACCCGGCTTTTCCGGCGGATGCCAAAGGCTTGCTTGCAGCATCCATTGAAGATCCGAATCCCGTGATGTTCTTTGAACATAAGGCGCTGTACAGAAGCATCACCGGTCCGGTACATGGGGAATATTATACACATGAATTGGGGAAAGCTGCCACCATCCGTTCCGGAGATGAGGTAACGATTGTGACCTATGGCTTTGGTGTGCACTGGGCCCTGGAGACCCTTGACCGGCACCCCGAAATATCCGCTGACCTGATAGACTTGCGGACCCTGGTGCCACTGGATCTCGATGCCATCCTTGCCAGCGTCAGGAAAACCGGCAAGGCCATCATTCTGCATGAAGACTCCCTTACCGGTGGTTTCGGAGGAGAGATTGCGGCATTGATCAATGAACATGCCTTTGAGGACCTTGACGCTCCTGTGGTGCGTTCTGCCAGCCTCGACACCCCTGTTCCCTTTGTATCTGAACTCGAATGGAATTTTCTGCCTAAAGCCCGTTTTGAAACGCAGCTCATGGCATTGATAAATTATTGA
- a CDS encoding aminotransferase class IV, with amino-acid sequence MAESETSVNARNERHVWTPEGISPLDNFRVPLNDLAMFRGYGIFDYFRTYGRKPFRLPDHLERFYRSAKLMGLEIPAAKEALTKAVDDLLETSQLKEIGFRMLLTGGYTTDSMTSEHPNLFMISEPLPAFNTTGFAEGVALQLSDYTRELPEVKTINYLHSIRLLPERKKENLYEVLYHQQGEIREGSRSNFFMVINGVLYTAGDGVLKGITRKVIIELASSLGLKVVEDRITLEELAQADEAFLTGTNTKVMPVVKVGDHVIGGGTPGPVTRKLMAAFDEYSGG; translated from the coding sequence ATGGCAGAGTCAGAGACAAGCGTGAACGCCCGCAATGAACGTCACGTGTGGACACCCGAAGGAATATCGCCGTTGGATAACTTCCGGGTGCCTTTGAACGACCTGGCCATGTTCCGGGGCTATGGCATATTCGACTATTTCCGAACCTACGGAAGAAAACCTTTTCGTTTGCCGGATCACCTGGAAAGATTTTACCGTTCTGCAAAACTCATGGGCCTGGAAATTCCTGCCGCGAAGGAGGCATTGACCAAGGCCGTTGATGATTTGCTCGAAACATCCCAGCTCAAAGAAATTGGTTTCCGGATGCTTCTGACCGGCGGATACACCACCGATAGCATGACTTCCGAACACCCCAACCTCTTTATGATCTCGGAACCGTTGCCTGCATTCAATACAACCGGTTTTGCAGAGGGGGTGGCATTGCAGCTGTCCGATTATACCCGGGAGTTACCGGAAGTCAAGACCATTAATTATCTGCACAGCATCCGGTTGTTGCCGGAGCGTAAAAAGGAAAATCTCTACGAAGTACTCTACCACCAGCAGGGAGAGATCAGGGAAGGCTCGCGCAGTAATTTTTTCATGGTGATCAACGGTGTGTTGTATACGGCAGGAGATGGCGTTCTGAAAGGCATCACCCGCAAGGTCATTATAGAACTGGCCTCATCTTTAGGATTGAAAGTAGTGGAAGATCGCATAACCCTGGAAGAGCTTGCGCAAGCGGATGAAGCGTTTTTAACCGGTACCAATACCAAGGTCATGCCTGTGGTGAAAGTGGGAGATCATGTGATCGGGGGTGGAACACCGGGGCCGGTGACACGGAAGCTGATGGCAGCGTTTGATGAATATAGCGGAGGGTGA
- the radC gene encoding DNA repair protein RadC, producing MNIQREHRSIRHWSRQDRPREKMFDMGAASLTDSELLAILLRSGYKDGSAVDLARKLMEAADHKLSRLSTMGVKELKQFKGMGEAKALTVMAAMELGRRRRLAGYEEFPAISGSSDAFDLIAPVLEDLSHEEFWVLFLNRANRMIAKASVSRGGVSGTVADPKIIFKLALEHLACGVILCHNHPSGNVKPSNADKILTEKLKAAGHFLEIQVLDHLIIGGHAYFSFADEGLL from the coding sequence ATGAACATCCAGCGGGAACATAGGAGTATCAGGCATTGGTCAAGACAGGACCGGCCCCGCGAAAAAATGTTTGACATGGGGGCGGCGTCACTTACCGACAGTGAACTGCTGGCCATCCTGCTTCGATCCGGATATAAGGATGGCTCGGCGGTAGACCTCGCACGCAAGCTGATGGAAGCAGCAGACCACAAACTATCCCGGCTGAGTACCATGGGCGTGAAGGAACTGAAGCAGTTCAAGGGGATGGGTGAGGCCAAAGCACTTACCGTGATGGCGGCCATGGAGCTCGGAAGGCGAAGAAGGCTTGCCGGATACGAAGAGTTTCCTGCGATCTCCGGCAGCAGTGATGCCTTTGATCTGATCGCTCCGGTGTTGGAAGATCTTTCCCACGAAGAATTCTGGGTGCTGTTCCTGAACAGGGCCAACCGCATGATAGCCAAAGCTTCTGTGAGCCGTGGCGGCGTGAGTGGTACCGTTGCCGACCCCAAAATAATTTTTAAATTGGCACTGGAGCACCTCGCATGCGGTGTGATCCTTTGTCATAACCACCCTTCAGGGAATGTGAAGCCCAGCAACGCCGATAAAATTCTGACGGAAAAGCTGAAGGCCGCCGGACATTTTCTGGAGATACAGGTACTTGACCACCTGATCATCGGAGGTCATGCCTATTTTAGCTTTGCCGATGAAGGACTGTTGTAG
- the wecB gene encoding UDP-N-acetylglucosamine 2-epimerase (non-hydrolyzing), producing the protein MIKLLTIVGARPQIIKASAMNRAIRSTFPDSMTEVILHTGQHYDKEMSEVFFTELDIPAPDYQLHVGSLSHGKQTARMIEGIEEVILTEKPDVVLVYGDTNSTLAGALAASKLHVPLAHIEAGLRSFNKSMPEEVNRVLADHVSSFLFCPTHTAIENLKKEGFDTEASPPFNLDHPGIFHCGDVMYDNSLHFADVSATRSTILQDCHLTPDRFVLATVHRDNNTDEPSRLNAIMEALLTVACEEGTVVVLPAHPRTRKAMERNLAPALESAIRETEDFKIIPPVSFLDMIALEKNAELILTDSGGLQKEAFFFKKPCVVLRDQTEWVELVENGTSALAGGSQSTRILDAVTGLRGLSDYPAPPIFGDGKAADFICKQLLEHLKF; encoded by the coding sequence ATGATTAAACTATTGACCATCGTAGGGGCCAGACCCCAGATCATCAAGGCCTCCGCCATGAACCGGGCCATCCGGTCTACATTCCCGGATAGCATGACCGAAGTGATCCTCCATACCGGACAACACTACGACAAGGAGATGTCCGAAGTGTTCTTTACCGAGCTGGATATTCCCGCTCCCGACTACCAGTTGCATGTCGGTTCACTGTCACATGGCAAGCAAACCGCGCGGATGATTGAAGGGATTGAAGAGGTGATCCTCACCGAGAAACCCGATGTTGTGCTGGTTTACGGTGATACCAATTCCACCCTGGCCGGTGCCCTCGCCGCTTCGAAGTTGCATGTGCCACTAGCACACATTGAAGCGGGTCTGCGTTCATTCAATAAATCCATGCCGGAAGAAGTGAACCGCGTTCTCGCCGACCACGTTTCGTCATTTTTATTTTGCCCCACACATACCGCCATTGAAAATCTGAAAAAGGAGGGATTTGACACGGAAGCATCTCCTCCGTTCAACCTGGATCATCCGGGTATTTTTCATTGCGGCGATGTGATGTATGATAATTCATTGCACTTCGCTGATGTCTCTGCAACCAGGTCCACCATCCTGCAGGATTGCCATCTGACACCGGACCGCTTTGTCCTGGCCACCGTTCACCGCGATAACAATACTGACGAACCGTCCCGCCTGAATGCCATCATGGAAGCATTGCTGACCGTGGCATGTGAAGAAGGCACCGTGGTTGTACTTCCCGCACATCCCAGAACCAGGAAAGCAATGGAACGGAATCTGGCCCCTGCACTGGAATCGGCGATCAGGGAGACGGAGGATTTTAAGATCATCCCACCCGTATCTTTCCTGGATATGATTGCCCTGGAGAAAAATGCGGAACTCATCCTGACAGACTCAGGTGGATTGCAGAAGGAAGCTTTTTTCTTCAAAAAACCGTGTGTTGTTCTCAGGGATCAGACTGAATGGGTGGAGCTGGTGGAGAACGGCACGTCGGCATTGGCAGGCGGCAGCCAGTCTACCCGGATACTGGATGCGGTCACGGGGCTTCGGGGGCTCTCTGATTACCCTGCGCCACCCATCTTCGGAGATGGAAAGGCAGCGGACTTCATTTGCAAACAACTGCTGGAACACCTGAAGTTTTAA
- a CDS encoding polysaccharide deacetylase family protein, with the protein MILLFASRPTSRIRYAVSFLLQDILGTPFEITDDLEQFNAFTGPRINYSQQNIPNALHIFPADILQERGVSPQEVRVIKWEGTKALFPSPPHAGFPFDPFAAAFYMITRYEEYLPFISDQHQRFEAHASLAMQENFLADPVVDRWAIALGHALQKQFPTFSPAPRKYRYLSTVDIDNAYAYKEKGLIRTAGGYLKSFAAFDLNEVILRTRVLLRQERDPYDTYEQLLDIQKRYDLRPIYFFLVADYGHNDKNLSVHNRRFQALIKRLADYADTGVHPSYGSNQRPEQLLVESQRLSAILNRETERSRQHFLKMAMPETYRRLLLADIHEDHTMGFAEQIGFRAGTCTPFHFYDLEREEWTDLKVVPFQVMDATLKYYMKLKPEEVIGRVKPLIDQVRSVNGLFVSLWHNESLSENEIWKGWNPVYEELVREAQAS; encoded by the coding sequence ATGATCCTGCTGTTCGCATCCAGGCCTACGAGCCGCATACGCTATGCGGTATCATTCTTGTTGCAGGACATCCTGGGGACACCGTTCGAGATCACCGATGATCTGGAACAGTTCAACGCCTTCACCGGTCCCCGGATCAATTACTCCCAGCAGAACATTCCCAATGCCTTGCATATTTTTCCTGCGGATATTCTTCAGGAACGGGGTGTATCACCACAGGAGGTACGTGTGATAAAGTGGGAGGGAACCAAGGCATTGTTTCCTTCGCCTCCTCATGCAGGCTTTCCCTTTGATCCGTTTGCCGCCGCATTCTACATGATCACGCGCTATGAAGAATATCTTCCTTTTATCAGTGATCAGCATCAAAGGTTCGAGGCACATGCATCGCTCGCCATGCAGGAGAATTTCCTCGCAGATCCCGTGGTGGACCGATGGGCCATCGCACTCGGCCATGCACTCCAAAAACAATTTCCCACCTTTTCTCCGGCACCGCGAAAGTACCGCTATCTATCCACCGTCGATATCGATAATGCCTATGCATACAAAGAGAAGGGGTTGATACGGACAGCCGGGGGTTATCTCAAGTCATTCGCAGCATTCGATCTGAATGAAGTGATTTTAAGAACACGTGTGCTGCTGCGGCAGGAGAGGGACCCGTACGATACCTACGAACAACTCCTGGATATTCAGAAACGCTATGACCTGCGCCCCATCTACTTTTTCCTGGTTGCAGATTATGGCCACAACGATAAGAACCTGTCGGTGCACAACAGGAGGTTTCAGGCCCTGATCAAGCGCCTGGCGGATTATGCCGATACCGGTGTTCATCCTTCCTACGGCTCCAACCAGCGACCGGAACAACTGCTTGTTGAATCACAGCGCCTTTCGGCCATTCTCAATAGAGAAACGGAACGCAGCCGCCAGCATTTTCTGAAAATGGCGATGCCGGAAACTTACCGGCGATTGCTGCTCGCCGACATTCACGAAGACCACACCATGGGCTTTGCGGAACAGATCGGCTTTCGCGCCGGCACCTGCACGCCGTTTCATTTTTATGACCTGGAACGCGAAGAGTGGACCGATCTGAAAGTGGTTCCTTTTCAGGTGATGGATGCCACATTGAAATATTATATGAAGCTAAAACCCGAAGAAGTGATCGGTCGGGTGAAACCATTGATAGACCAGGTGCGTTCTGTTAATGGACTCTTTGTAAGTCTGTGGCACAACGAGTCATTAAGCGAAAACGAAATATGGAAAGGGTGGAATCCGGTGTACGAAGAACTGGTCAGGGAGG